A section of the Candidatus Hydrogenedentota bacterium genome encodes:
- a CDS encoding thiolase family protein gives MQNVYVVSAVRTAIGKAKKGTLANYRPDEMAAAVVKEVVDRAGVPAGRVQDIVLGCAFPEGCQGMNVARVAQARAGIPDSVPAITINRFCSSGLEAQAIVGAKLEAGLLDAAVAGGVESMSAIPMGGLKYEPNPELTRVRPEVYIGMGLCGDNVAREFKIGRQQLDEWALRSHQCAVNAIDKGLFVDEIVPLDVPAPNGSVWFDTDEGPRRDTSMEALSKLKPAFATPERGFCTAGNSSQTSDGAAAVCLMNKRTLDEFGLTPLARLRGYAVAAGDPRFLGPAQLEAIPKACEQAGIKPGDLGLIENNEAFASQCLYVVREMKFDPEKVNVNGGAIALGHPLGCTGAKLTVQLLHEMKRRGVKYGLVTMCIGGGMGAAGVFELCQ, from the coding sequence ATGCAGAATGTGTACGTCGTTTCGGCCGTGCGCACGGCCATCGGCAAAGCAAAAAAGGGCACACTGGCGAATTACCGGCCGGACGAGATGGCGGCCGCGGTCGTCAAGGAAGTCGTTGACCGGGCGGGCGTGCCCGCCGGCCGCGTTCAGGACATTGTCCTGGGATGCGCCTTTCCGGAAGGATGCCAGGGAATGAACGTTGCCCGCGTGGCCCAGGCGCGCGCGGGCATTCCCGACAGTGTGCCCGCGATTACCATCAACCGGTTCTGCTCGTCGGGTCTCGAGGCCCAAGCCATCGTGGGGGCGAAGCTCGAGGCGGGCCTGCTCGATGCGGCCGTGGCGGGGGGCGTCGAGTCCATGAGCGCTATCCCGATGGGCGGATTGAAATACGAACCCAACCCTGAGCTGACGCGGGTGCGGCCCGAAGTCTATATCGGCATGGGCCTTTGCGGCGACAATGTGGCCCGCGAGTTCAAGATCGGCCGGCAACAGTTGGACGAGTGGGCCTTGCGCAGCCATCAGTGTGCAGTCAATGCTATTGATAAGGGTCTGTTCGTCGACGAGATCGTGCCTCTGGACGTGCCCGCGCCAAACGGGTCCGTATGGTTCGACACCGACGAGGGGCCCCGGCGGGATACCTCGATGGAGGCCCTTTCGAAGCTGAAACCCGCGTTTGCCACGCCCGAGCGCGGCTTCTGCACGGCGGGCAACTCGAGTCAGACAAGCGACGGCGCGGCGGCCGTGTGTCTCATGAACAAGAGAACGCTGGATGAATTCGGGCTGACGCCCCTTGCGCGCCTTCGCGGCTACGCGGTTGCCGCGGGCGACCCGCGATTCCTGGGACCCGCCCAGCTCGAAGCCATCCCGAAAGCCTGCGAGCAGGCGGGCATCAAGCCCGGCGACCTCGGCCTCATCGAAAACAACGAGGCCTTTGCCTCACAGTGCCTTTATGTCGTGCGCGAAATGAAGTTCGACCCCGAGAAGGTCAATGTCAACGGCGGCGCCATCGCTTTGGGACACCCCCTCGGGTGCACCGGCGCGAAGCTCACGGTCCAACTCCTGCACGAGATGAAGCGGCGGGGCGTGAAGTACGGGCTGGTGACCATGTGCATCGGCGGGGGCATGGGCGCTGCCGGCGTGTTCGAACTCTGCCAATAA
- a CDS encoding sulfatase, translated as MRANTISRRRFMYLGSAAAAGLVASFTRTSRAQAPKRPPNFVIIFTDDQGYNDAGCFGSRRIKTPNLDRMAAEGARLTSFYSAAPVCTPSRAALLTGCYPQRVGLAAIPRHEGDLTAPPHHVMRQDSPFGLHPSEITLAELLRNAGYATGCIGKWHLGHLPPFLPPNHGFDYYFGLPYSNDMPPVYLIRGTETIETDVNQETLTERYTEEAVQFIRGHKDVPFFLYVPHSMPHVPLFVSGRFRGKSEGGLYGDVIETIDWGAGQILDTLKELGLDSDTLVLFTSDNGPWYIKGEDGGNATPWRAGKGTTYEGGMRVPCIVRWPGHIPAGLVSGEIATSMDIYPTFAHLAGLQVPQDRIIDGRNIWPILSEPGAKTPHEAFYYYFGNELHAVRSGNWKLRLETTLRDEDIYRRTPNLDTPMPEALYNLDVDPGEQKSVHKDHPDVVKRLHELAEKARNDLGDARTGVTGKNVRPIGTLKDVQG; from the coding sequence ATGCGCGCCAACACCATTTCTCGACGGAGATTCATGTACCTTGGCAGCGCCGCCGCCGCGGGCCTTGTGGCTTCCTTCACCCGCACGAGCCGCGCTCAAGCCCCGAAGCGCCCGCCGAACTTCGTCATCATTTTCACCGACGACCAAGGCTATAACGACGCCGGGTGTTTTGGCTCGAGACGCATCAAAACCCCCAACCTCGACCGCATGGCCGCCGAAGGCGCCCGCCTGACCAGCTTCTATTCCGCCGCGCCGGTATGCACGCCATCGCGCGCGGCCCTGTTGACCGGCTGCTATCCCCAGCGCGTCGGGCTCGCGGCCATCCCCCGCCACGAAGGCGACCTGACCGCGCCGCCCCATCATGTCATGCGCCAAGACTCGCCCTTCGGCCTGCATCCCAGCGAAATCACGCTCGCCGAACTGCTCAGGAACGCCGGGTACGCCACGGGCTGCATCGGCAAATGGCATCTCGGCCACCTGCCGCCGTTCCTCCCGCCCAACCACGGGTTCGACTACTACTTCGGCCTGCCCTACAGCAACGACATGCCCCCCGTGTACCTCATTCGCGGCACCGAAACCATCGAGACGGACGTCAACCAGGAAACCCTCACCGAGCGCTACACCGAAGAAGCCGTCCAGTTCATACGCGGCCACAAAGACGTGCCGTTCTTCCTCTACGTGCCCCACAGCATGCCTCATGTGCCGCTGTTCGTCTCCGGCCGGTTCCGGGGCAAGTCCGAAGGCGGGCTGTACGGCGACGTCATCGAAACCATCGACTGGGGCGCCGGCCAAATCCTCGACACGCTCAAGGAACTCGGCCTCGACAGCGACACCCTGGTCCTGTTCACCTCCGACAACGGACCCTGGTACATCAAGGGCGAGGATGGCGGAAACGCGACCCCCTGGCGCGCCGGTAAAGGCACCACCTACGAAGGAGGCATGCGCGTCCCCTGTATCGTGCGCTGGCCCGGGCATATCCCCGCGGGACTCGTCTCCGGCGAAATCGCTACGTCGATGGACATCTATCCGACGTTCGCGCACCTCGCCGGGCTTCAAGTGCCCCAGGACCGCATCATCGACGGCAGAAACATCTGGCCCATACTCAGCGAACCCGGCGCGAAAACGCCTCACGAAGCGTTTTACTACTATTTCGGCAACGAACTTCACGCGGTACGCAGCGGTAACTGGAAGCTGCGCCTCGAAACCACCCTGCGCGACGAAGACATCTACCGCCGCACCCCCAACCTCGATACCCCCATGCCCGAGGCCCTCTACAATCTCGACGTCGACCCCGGCGAGCAGAAATCGGTCCACAAGGACCATCCCGACGTCGTCAAACGCCTCCACGAACTCGCCGAGAAAGCCCGCAACGACCTCGGCGACGCCCGCACCGGCGTCACGGGCAAGAATGTCCGCCCCATCGGCACGCTCAAGGATGTCCAAGGCTAG
- a CDS encoding RpiB/LacA/LacB family sugar-phosphate isomerase, whose translation MKIIVGADAWGVDLKDAVKQHLAKHGHEVVDIGGSAGHDRPYYEVAAEAAKKLQAGTAERAVLVCGTGMGMAIVANKFKGIYASVIESEFTARMCRAVNNANVLTMGSMVVAPYVAMQSVDAFLATEHTQGLEDVADFLHTALKEIRKIEERL comes from the coding sequence ATGAAGATCATCGTAGGCGCGGATGCATGGGGCGTGGACTTGAAGGACGCCGTGAAACAGCATTTGGCAAAGCACGGTCACGAGGTAGTGGATATCGGGGGTTCGGCGGGTCATGACCGCCCGTATTACGAAGTGGCCGCGGAGGCCGCGAAAAAGCTCCAGGCCGGAACGGCGGAGCGCGCCGTGCTCGTATGCGGCACCGGCATGGGCATGGCCATTGTGGCAAACAAGTTCAAAGGCATATACGCCAGCGTCATCGAAAGCGAATTCACCGCGCGCATGTGCCGCGCCGTAAACAACGCCAACGTGTTGACCATGGGCAGCATGGTGGTCGCCCCGTATGTCGCCATGCAATCCGTGGACGCCTTTCTGGCCACGGAGCACACCCAAGGCCTCGAAGATGTCGCGGATTTCCTCCACACCGCCCTGAAAGAAATCAGGAAGATCGAGGAAAGGTTGTAG
- the aat gene encoding leucyl/phenylalanyl-tRNA--protein transferase, which translates to MPIFRLTRELVFPPPHLADEDGLLAVGGDLRPERLLAAYQAGIFPWYSDGQPILWWSPDPRMVLFPDEFHCSRSLWKTLKRGAFEVRFDTAFKKVIAACAAAPRSYGEGTWITGAMKRAYTRLHELGYAHSVECWQEGSLAGGLYGLSLGTCFFGESMFTQVTDASKAALSALVELCRAWDFEFIDCQVPNGHLLRLGAREIPRPEFLERLCRNLEQPTRQGSWRCVAVRTRAVRDTE; encoded by the coding sequence ATGCCCATATTCCGATTAACCCGTGAATTAGTGTTTCCGCCGCCGCATCTTGCGGATGAAGACGGCCTGCTCGCCGTTGGCGGCGACCTGCGGCCCGAGCGGCTTCTCGCTGCGTATCAGGCCGGCATCTTCCCGTGGTACTCGGACGGTCAGCCGATCCTCTGGTGGTCGCCGGACCCGCGCATGGTCCTGTTTCCTGATGAGTTTCACTGTTCGCGGAGCCTGTGGAAGACCCTTAAACGGGGCGCGTTCGAGGTCCGTTTCGACACGGCATTCAAGAAAGTCATCGCGGCGTGCGCGGCAGCGCCCCGGAGTTATGGCGAAGGCACCTGGATCACGGGGGCGATGAAACGCGCCTACACGCGATTGCACGAATTGGGTTACGCCCATTCCGTCGAATGCTGGCAGGAGGGGTCCCTCGCCGGCGGACTCTACGGGCTCTCGCTGGGAACATGCTTTTTCGGCGAATCGATGTTCACGCAGGTCACGGACGCATCGAAGGCGGCGCTCTCGGCGCTGGTCGAGCTGTGCCGCGCATGGGACTTCGAATTCATCGACTGCCAGGTTCCGAACGGACATTTGTTGCGCTTGGGGGCGCGCGAGATCCCGAGGCCGGAATTCCTGGAACGCCTTTGCCGCAACCTCGAACAACCCACCCGCCAGGGTTCCTGGCGCTGCGTGGCTGTTAGAACCCGCGCGGTTCGTGACACGGAGTGA